The following are from one region of the Numenius arquata chromosome 23, bNumArq3.hap1.1, whole genome shotgun sequence genome:
- the NEUROD2 gene encoding neurogenic differentiation factor 2: protein MLTRLFSEPSLVPEVPKFAGWAEECEEEDARSEKEERAGKGCALPEEPPEGSLGESKEEGELGGDEEEEEEEEEGLEEAEGERPKKRGPKKRKMTKARLERSKLRRQKANARERNRMHDLNAALDNLRKVVPCYSKTQKLSKIETLRLAKNYIWALSEILRSGKRPDLVSYVQTLCKGLSQPTTNLVAGCLQLNSRNFLTEQGQEGGRFHGPNASFAVHPYPYPCSRLAAAQCPPAAGPGSHGLRTHSYCSSAYESLYGNASPDYNSSEYDGGLSPPLCINGNFSLKQDSSSPDHEKSYHYSMHYSALPGSRPAGHNLVFGSAGMRGGVHSENIFPYDMHLPHERGPMYEELNAFFHN from the coding sequence ATGTTGACGCGACTTTTCAGCGAGCCCAGCCTGGTCCCCGAAGTGCCGAAATTCGCCGGTTGGGCCGAGGAGTGCGAGGAGGAGGATGCCCGCAGCGAGAAGGAGGAGCGGGCGGGGAAGGGCTGCGCCCTCCCCGAGGAACCGCCCGAGGGTTCGCTGGGGGAGAGCAAGGAGGAAGGGGAGCTAggcggggacgaggaggaggaggaggaggaggaggaaggcttggAGGAGGCGGAGGGCGAGCGGCCCAAGAAGCGGGGCCCCAAGAAGCGCAAGATGACCAAGGCGCGGCTGGAGCGCTCCAAGCTGCGGCGGCAGAAGGCGAACGCCCGGGAGCGCAACCGCATGCACGACCTGAACGCGGCCCTGGACAACCTGCGGAAGGTGGTCCCCTGCTACTCCAAAACCCAAAAGCTCTCCAAAATCGAGACCCTCCGCTTGGCCAAGAACTACATCTGGGCTCTCTCCGAGATCCTGCGCTCGGGCAAGCGGCCCGACCTGGTTTCCTACGTGCAGACTCTGTGCAAGGGGCTGTCGCAGCCCACCACCAACCTGGTGGCCGGCTGCCTGCAGCTCAATTCCCGCAATTTCCTCacggagcaggggcaggaggggggccgTTTCCACGGTCCCAACGCCTCCTTCGCCGTGCACCCCTACCCCTACCCCTGCTCGCGGCTGGCCGCGGCGCagtgcccgcccgccgccggccccggctcccACGGGCTGAGGACACACAGCTACTGCTCCTCCGCCTACGAGAGCCTCTACGGCAACGCCTCCCCCGACTACAACAGCTCGGAGTACGacggggggctcagcccccccctcTGCATCAACGGCAACTTCTCCCTCAAGCAGGACTCTTCTTCCCCCGACCACGAGAAAAGCTACCACTACTCTATGCACTACTCGGCGCTGCCCggctcccgccccgccggccaCAACCTGGTCTTCGGTTCGGCGGGGATGCGCGGGGGGGTCCACTCCGAGAACATCTTCCCCTACGACATGCACCTCCCGCACGAGCGGGGCCCCATGTACGAGGAGCTCAACGCCTTCTTCCACAACtga